A single region of the Aeromonas hydrophila subsp. hydrophila ATCC 7966 genome encodes:
- the lpxM gene encoding lauroyl-Kdo(2)-lipid IV(A) myristoyltransferase (LpxM is lauroyl-Kdo(2)-lipid IV(A) myristoyltransferase, an enzyme characterized in Escherichia coli and involved in biosynthesis of the form of lipid A found in that species and some closely related species.): MSSHDPVFDTRFEARFLHPRYWLSWLALGVLMLLAFVPVRLRDRLAAALAPLVFRISKKQIYIARTNLALCFPQKSEAERDAILMTSIRVGLKSLLGFGEFSVRSPAYLMSRMQVSGWEHIEAEQAAGRPVILVVPHSWPVDAAGYYFTRRGVPMCTMMKRARNPVFDWHLNRARARNGCRVYERSAGIKAVIRTIKGGRSFFYLPDQDHGREKSIFAPFFGHPKATLPALPRLVQVSGAKAVPLLACYDEAKHCYRLEIDAPFDNYPTEDVMADTCRMNDMVQQQLCRDPGQYMWFLKIFDTREDQVGLDGRYEAGIQRIRSGLQPLP, encoded by the coding sequence ATGTCTTCCCATGATCCCGTGTTTGACACCCGCTTCGAGGCCAGATTCCTGCATCCACGCTATTGGCTCAGCTGGCTGGCGCTTGGCGTACTGATGCTGCTGGCGTTCGTGCCGGTCCGTCTGCGCGACCGTCTCGCCGCCGCCCTGGCACCGCTGGTGTTCCGTATCTCGAAAAAGCAGATCTATATCGCCAGAACCAACCTGGCACTCTGTTTTCCGCAAAAGAGCGAGGCCGAGCGCGACGCCATCCTGATGACCTCGATCCGGGTCGGTCTCAAGAGTCTGCTCGGTTTTGGCGAGTTCTCCGTGCGCAGCCCCGCCTATCTGATGAGCCGGATGCAGGTCAGCGGCTGGGAGCATATCGAAGCGGAGCAGGCCGCCGGCCGACCGGTGATCCTGGTGGTGCCCCACAGCTGGCCGGTGGATGCGGCCGGTTACTACTTCACCCGGCGCGGGGTGCCCATGTGCACCATGATGAAGCGGGCGCGCAATCCGGTCTTTGACTGGCACCTCAATCGGGCCCGCGCCCGCAACGGTTGCCGGGTTTATGAGCGCAGTGCCGGCATCAAGGCGGTGATCCGTACCATCAAGGGCGGTCGCAGCTTCTTCTATCTGCCGGATCAGGATCATGGCCGCGAGAAGAGCATCTTTGCCCCTTTCTTCGGGCACCCCAAGGCGACGCTGCCGGCGTTGCCACGGCTGGTGCAGGTGAGCGGCGCCAAGGCGGTGCCGCTGCTGGCCTGCTATGACGAGGCCAAGCACTGCTACCGGCTGGAGATCGACGCGCCGTTTGACAACTATCCCACCGAGGACGTGATGGCCGACACCTGCCGGATGAACGACATGGTGCAGCAGCAGCTCTGCCGCGACCCCGGTCAGTACATGTGGTTCCTCAAGATCTTCGACACCCGCGAGGATCAGGTCGGCCTGGATGGCCGCTACGAGGCGGGGATCCAGCGCATCCGCAGTGGCTTGCAGCCGCTGCCCTGA